A DNA window from Christiangramia salexigens contains the following coding sequences:
- the lptB gene encoding LPS export ABC transporter ATP-binding protein, with protein sequence MKLRAENLVKTYKGRNVVKGISVEVNQGEIVGLLGPNGAGKTTSFYMIVGLIKPNSGDIILDKVNITKYPMYKRAQHGIGYLAQEASVFRKLSIEDNIMSVLELTKLSKKERMMKMESLIEEFGLSHIRKNRGDLLSGGERRRTEIARALATDPNFILLDEPFAGVDPVAVEDIQRIVAQLKDKNIGILITDHNVQETLAITDRTYLMFEGSILKHGIPEELAEDEMVRKVYLGQNFELRKKKLFT encoded by the coding sequence ATGAAACTACGCGCTGAAAACCTTGTAAAGACCTATAAAGGAAGAAATGTTGTGAAAGGCATTTCTGTAGAAGTAAATCAGGGTGAGATCGTGGGTTTACTGGGGCCTAACGGAGCCGGTAAAACTACATCTTTTTACATGATCGTTGGTTTGATCAAACCCAACAGTGGTGATATTATTCTGGATAAAGTGAATATCACGAAATATCCTATGTATAAGCGTGCTCAGCATGGTATAGGTTATCTGGCACAGGAAGCCTCCGTATTTAGGAAGCTCAGTATAGAGGATAATATTATGAGTGTTCTGGAACTTACCAAGCTTTCCAAAAAGGAACGAATGATGAAGATGGAATCGCTGATAGAGGAATTCGGTTTGAGTCATATCCGTAAGAATCGCGGCGACCTTTTAAGCGGTGGGGAAAGACGAAGAACAGAGATCGCAAGGGCGCTTGCGACAGATCCTAACTTCATATTACTGGATGAACCTTTCGCCGGGGTAGATCCGGTTGCTGTAGAAGACATTCAACGGATTGTAGCTCAGCTTAAAGACAAGAATATCGGAATTCTTATTACAGATCACAACGTACAGGAAACCCTTGCCATCACAGACCGTACTTACCTGATGTTCGAAGGAAGCATCTTAAAACATGGTATTCCGGAAGAACTAGCCGAAGATGAGATGGTACGAAAAGTCTATCTGGGACAGAACTTCGAGTTAAGAAAGAAGAAGCTTTTTACTTAA
- a CDS encoding O-antigen ligase family protein — protein sequence MLTSDQINNQFYIKMLLLHFGYGVLIYLIPSISKLILLGIIASFLFVIIDRKNRGNEALMAAAYLAGGEVFFRQTSAVVFYETGKYAVIIFLVIGMFFKGASSKTVPFWIYLLILFPGVIMVTFTMSYDFEFRKQVAFNLAGPVCLGVSALYCYYKKIKKEDFQRVLLMLLLPVIAQAVYLLFYTPSLDSIQINFSGNYAATGGFGPNQISTIMGLAVFLLSTRLFTIKNFKINIIDSLLLLMVGYRGVISFSRGGIVTAIICVIAFLMFYYSKQNNKSLQKLNFKIFGVLIIFIVVWVFSSMETGGLIGNRYSNRNAMGKLEDDITTGRVELIETELTAFYHHPITGIGVGKGKEYRQENLGIGIASHNEISRLLAEHGILGVIALCILIFVPITFWFKFRNNYYFLAFVAFWFMTINHSAMRIALPAFVYGLALLYIVDEKKDPVHRKRLAG from the coding sequence ATGTTAACTAGCGATCAAATTAATAACCAATTTTACATTAAAATGCTATTATTGCATTTTGGTTATGGTGTTTTAATTTACCTTATTCCTTCAATTTCGAAATTAATTCTATTAGGAATAATAGCTTCTTTTTTATTTGTTATTATAGATAGAAAAAATAGGGGAAACGAGGCTCTCATGGCGGCTGCTTATTTAGCAGGGGGAGAAGTTTTTTTTCGACAAACCAGTGCGGTAGTTTTTTATGAAACCGGGAAATATGCGGTGATAATATTTCTTGTAATCGGTATGTTTTTTAAAGGCGCTAGCTCTAAGACCGTGCCTTTCTGGATTTATCTATTAATACTTTTTCCCGGTGTTATTATGGTGACTTTTACCATGAGTTATGACTTCGAGTTCAGAAAACAGGTAGCCTTTAATTTGGCAGGACCGGTCTGCCTAGGAGTTTCAGCTTTATATTGTTATTACAAGAAGATTAAGAAAGAAGATTTTCAAAGAGTTCTGTTAATGTTACTGTTACCAGTTATAGCACAAGCTGTATATCTGCTATTTTATACTCCTAGCCTTGATTCCATTCAAATAAATTTTTCGGGGAATTATGCGGCTACAGGTGGTTTTGGTCCTAATCAAATTTCTACAATAATGGGGTTAGCTGTTTTTCTATTGAGCACACGACTATTTACCATAAAAAATTTCAAAATTAATATTATAGATTCTTTGCTTTTATTAATGGTAGGATATCGAGGAGTTATTAGTTTCTCCAGAGGAGGTATAGTTACTGCAATTATATGTGTGATAGCGTTTTTAATGTTTTATTATTCTAAACAGAATAATAAATCTCTTCAAAAATTGAATTTTAAAATATTTGGTGTCCTCATAATTTTTATTGTTGTTTGGGTTTTTAGTTCGATGGAGACAGGAGGGTTAATTGGAAACCGCTATAGCAATAGAAATGCTATGGGTAAACTTGAAGATGATATTACGACAGGAAGAGTAGAGCTAATTGAAACGGAATTAACAGCTTTCTATCATCACCCTATCACTGGAATTGGTGTTGGTAAAGGGAAGGAGTATAGGCAAGAAAACTTGGGAATTGGGATTGCAAGTCATAATGAAATAAGCAGGCTTCTGGCGGAACATGGAATATTGGGAGTTATTGCACTTTGTATCCTTATATTTGTTCCAATTACCTTTTGGTTTAAATTTAGAAACAATTATTATTTCCTTGCCTTTGTGGCTTTTTGGTTCATGACGATCAACCATTCGGCAATGCGGATTGCTCTGCCGGCATTTGTTTATGGACTCGCATTATTATATATAGTAGATGAAAAAAAGGATCCTGTACATAGGAAACGACTTGCGGGTTAA
- a CDS encoding glycosyltransferase family 4 protein, with protein sequence MKYILYIGNKLEKHGASPTGVDTLPAHLMQEGYQVKAVSSFQNKFLRLADMLINIIRHSRSTELILIDTYSTSNFWYAVLCGYTSKFLNLPFIFILHGGNLEERFLNSDERILDLFRSARKNIVPSEFLKNRLHKFKFNNLVSIPNAIDLHLYPYKERKNVKPRILWVRAFDEVYRPELAIQVLEVLIRDNLDAELCMVGPEKNTDLQSLKILVREKDLPVRFCGKLSKTEWVDLSEEYDIFLNTTSIDNTPVSVIEAMALGMPVVSTNVGGIPYLIEDKTTGLLVERDEPEVMAAAIKLLVEQPELSHLISENSRAKAESFAWDKVKVLWRELLV encoded by the coding sequence ATGAAGTATATACTTTATATAGGTAATAAACTGGAAAAACACGGTGCGTCTCCTACCGGAGTGGATACCTTACCAGCTCATTTAATGCAGGAAGGATACCAGGTAAAAGCGGTGTCGTCTTTTCAAAATAAGTTCCTGCGTCTGGCTGATATGCTTATAAATATTATAAGACATTCCAGATCTACGGAACTTATTCTTATTGATACCTATAGTACTTCTAACTTCTGGTATGCTGTGCTTTGCGGTTATACTTCAAAATTTCTAAACTTACCTTTTATATTTATTTTACATGGGGGTAATCTGGAGGAGCGGTTTCTTAATTCAGATGAAAGAATATTGGATTTGTTTCGCTCAGCCAGAAAAAATATTGTGCCTTCAGAATTCCTGAAGAATAGACTCCATAAATTCAAGTTTAATAATCTGGTCAGTATACCTAATGCAATAGATCTTCACTTATATCCGTATAAGGAAAGAAAGAATGTTAAGCCAAGAATTTTGTGGGTGAGGGCTTTTGATGAGGTTTATAGGCCGGAACTGGCCATTCAGGTTCTCGAAGTTCTTATTAGGGATAATTTGGATGCCGAGCTTTGCATGGTAGGACCCGAGAAGAATACCGATCTTCAAAGTCTTAAAATCCTTGTACGGGAAAAGGATTTGCCGGTTAGGTTCTGCGGTAAACTAAGTAAGACTGAATGGGTTGACCTCTCAGAAGAATACGATATCTTTTTGAATACGACCTCTATAGATAATACACCTGTGAGTGTGATCGAGGCTATGGCACTAGGAATGCCTGTGGTTTCTACCAATGTTGGGGGCATTCCATATTTAATTGAAGACAAAACAACAGGTTTACTTGTTGAAAGAGACGAGCCAGAGGTTATGGCTGCTGCAATAAAGTTGCTTGTTGAGCAACCTGAACTTAGCCATTTAATAAGTGAAAATTCAAGAGCAAAAGCTGAAAGCTTTGCCTGGGATAAGGTTAAGGTGCTTTGGAGAGAATTGTTGGTGTAA
- a CDS encoding glycosyltransferase produces the protein MRIMQLIDSLNPGGAERMAVNYANALVGYGHKSFLITTREEGAFKSLLNPEVDYYYLEKETIFDWQALRKLDFYIKRNNIEIIHAHGTSWFFAVLYKLKNADIKLIWHDHYGNSDFLENRRILLLKLLSIRFNGIISVNNNLKCWAKKNLWCDNIIFLNNFIEITNKTLTNLKLEGAANWNLICIANLRPQKDHPNLIEAFELLSKHHSVALHLFGKEYGDEYSNKLIEIFDKTPFVFWYGEKENISPWLFKSDIGVLSSVSEGLPVALLEYADAGLAVVCTDVGECREVLGTEGILVPSKSPVELAQAISFYLKNDNKRENDSIGLKRRIQNFYAAESIMPFYLKFCKDLC, from the coding sequence ATGAGAATAATGCAGCTGATAGATTCGCTCAATCCGGGAGGAGCAGAAAGAATGGCTGTTAATTATGCTAATGCTTTAGTTGGTTATGGGCATAAGTCTTTTTTAATCACTACGCGGGAAGAAGGAGCCTTTAAAAGTCTTCTAAACCCAGAGGTCGATTACTATTATCTTGAAAAAGAAACAATTTTTGATTGGCAGGCTTTAAGGAAATTAGACTTTTATATTAAAAGGAATAATATAGAGATTATTCATGCTCATGGAACTTCTTGGTTTTTTGCTGTATTGTATAAACTAAAAAATGCTGATATAAAACTTATTTGGCATGACCATTACGGAAACAGTGATTTTCTTGAAAACAGAAGAATATTACTATTAAAATTATTATCTATTAGATTTAATGGAATTATATCAGTTAATAATAATTTAAAGTGTTGGGCAAAAAAGAATTTATGGTGTGACAATATTATTTTTCTGAATAATTTTATTGAAATAACTAATAAAACTTTAACTAACTTAAAATTAGAAGGCGCAGCAAATTGGAATCTTATTTGTATTGCTAATTTGAGGCCTCAGAAAGATCATCCCAATTTGATTGAAGCATTCGAATTATTATCAAAACACCATAGTGTTGCATTACATTTATTTGGTAAAGAATATGGGGATGAGTATTCGAATAAACTAATTGAAATTTTTGATAAAACACCTTTTGTTTTTTGGTATGGTGAGAAGGAGAACATTTCACCATGGTTATTTAAATCGGATATTGGTGTGCTTTCTTCAGTATCAGAAGGCTTGCCCGTAGCCTTGTTGGAGTATGCTGATGCAGGCTTAGCGGTGGTCTGTACAGATGTTGGAGAGTGTCGTGAGGTTTTAGGAACGGAAGGAATTTTAGTTCCTTCAAAGAGTCCTGTGGAATTAGCTCAGGCAATTTCCTTTTATTTAAAAAATGATAATAAAAGAGAGAATGATTCCATAGGTTTAAAAAGAAGGATTCAAAATTTTTACGCGGCAGAGAGTATAATGCCTTTTTATTTGAAGTTTTGTAAGGATTTATGTTAA
- a CDS encoding carboxymuconolactone decarboxylase family protein produces the protein MINEVDEFNSYRAKMNDKILSENNKVLKRIFNLDTNAFAEGALDKKTKELLGLVASTVLRCDDCVKYHLESSFKEGIKREEVMETLSIGTLIGGTIVIPHLRRAFEYWEALEAAEK, from the coding sequence ATGATTAATGAAGTAGACGAATTCAATTCGTACCGTGCCAAGATGAACGACAAAATCTTGTCAGAAAATAACAAAGTTTTAAAACGTATTTTTAATCTGGACACTAATGCTTTTGCTGAAGGTGCCCTGGATAAAAAAACAAAAGAACTTTTAGGTCTGGTCGCTTCTACTGTACTAAGATGCGACGATTGCGTTAAATATCATCTGGAATCCAGTTTCAAGGAAGGCATCAAGCGCGAAGAAGTGATGGAAACCTTAAGTATCGGTACACTTATTGGAGGAACTATCGTAATTCCTCACCTAAGAAGAGCTTTTGAATACTGGGAGGCATTGGAAGCTGCTGAAAAATAA
- a CDS encoding CDP-alcohol phosphatidyltransferase family protein, translating into MRIKRHIPNFITLLNLFSGSLAVIFAVKGNLVLAAIFVAAGIFFDFFDGLAARLLNVKSEVGLQLDSLADVVTSGVVPGIVMYQLLNKALPSASGLAADWESSLFDVQIKPLALIGLFIILASAYRLAKFNVDEKQTDSFIGLPTPANALLILSLPLIMTYQLVPMVTALLMNEWFLIGLTLVSCYLLNAELPLFALKFSDWSFGANKMRYLFLLTCVLLIIYLQFIAIPVIILLYVLLSMISNRKEIKS; encoded by the coding sequence ATGCGCATAAAACGCCATATTCCCAATTTCATTACTCTATTAAATCTTTTTAGCGGAAGTCTAGCCGTGATTTTTGCAGTTAAAGGCAATCTGGTTCTGGCTGCGATCTTCGTAGCTGCCGGTATTTTTTTTGATTTTTTCGACGGACTGGCTGCAAGATTACTAAATGTGAAGAGCGAGGTTGGCCTTCAGCTGGATTCTCTGGCCGATGTGGTTACCAGCGGAGTAGTTCCGGGGATAGTAATGTATCAGTTGCTAAATAAGGCATTGCCATCAGCAAGCGGTCTTGCAGCAGACTGGGAGAGCTCACTATTCGATGTACAGATAAAACCACTGGCTTTGATAGGATTATTTATAATTCTGGCTTCGGCCTACAGACTGGCTAAATTTAATGTAGATGAGAAACAAACCGATTCTTTTATTGGTCTTCCCACTCCGGCAAACGCCTTATTAATTCTCAGCCTGCCATTGATCATGACCTATCAGCTGGTTCCTATGGTTACGGCTTTACTGATGAATGAATGGTTCTTAATTGGACTAACCCTGGTTAGTTGTTATCTTCTGAATGCGGAATTGCCACTTTTTGCACTTAAATTTTCGGATTGGAGTTTTGGTGCGAATAAAATGAGATACTTGTTTTTACTGACTTGTGTTTTGCTGATTATATACCTTCAGTTTATCGCGATCCCGGTAATAATTCTGCTGTATGTGCTGTTATCAATGATCTCGAATAGGAAAGAAATTAAATCTTAA
- a CDS encoding sugar transferase, translating into MSKKPLFHFEISERKLLLRLFDMAGVLLTLAVVGIIFRFDYFSIDADNWYWTLVLLVYLNLFGNVFELYDLQKADRFDSIIKNVMLTTSLTVLFYMLTPFLTPTLPDNRLQILFFFISIAGALLIWRFLYISLISSPRFYKRVLVVGDSFDIKLIAESLQKSDPNYFVVGYINTDLKIRTEFNKERMIRFEVGELQNAIKEHHINEVVVASAYQRGLMLSLYNELSELLKKGFPIRDYTQVYEEITRRIPVQNVDKDFYKYFPFSRSNQNKFYMFVFRIFDVIVSIIGMLIGLCLLPLVLIGNLLGNRGKLFYTQDRVGKHGKVFKILKFRTMPDNSEKSGPQYAVKNDYRITKFGKIMRRSRIDEFPQFYNVFKGDMSLIGPRPERPIFVKELSELIPFYDTRHVIKPGLTGWAQVMAKYGDCHDDSLEKLQYDLYYIKHRGVFLDLSILLKTLSTVIFFRGQ; encoded by the coding sequence ATGTCAAAGAAGCCCCTTTTTCACTTTGAAATTTCTGAACGAAAACTGCTATTGCGACTCTTCGATATGGCGGGAGTCCTGCTTACACTTGCTGTGGTAGGGATCATTTTTCGTTTTGATTATTTCAGTATAGACGCCGATAACTGGTATTGGACGCTAGTGTTATTGGTGTATCTGAATTTATTTGGGAATGTATTTGAGCTATACGATCTTCAAAAGGCTGACCGGTTTGATAGTATCATCAAGAATGTAATGCTTACAACCAGTCTTACTGTCTTGTTTTATATGCTGACCCCTTTTCTGACACCTACCTTACCGGATAATCGTTTGCAGATCCTGTTCTTTTTTATCTCAATTGCCGGAGCTTTACTCATTTGGAGGTTTCTTTATATAAGCCTGATCTCTTCACCTAGATTTTACAAACGCGTTTTGGTGGTTGGTGATTCCTTTGATATTAAACTTATAGCCGAGTCACTGCAAAAATCTGATCCGAATTATTTTGTAGTAGGTTATATCAATACCGATCTTAAGATCAGGACAGAATTCAATAAGGAGAGAATGATCAGGTTTGAGGTAGGGGAGCTTCAGAATGCAATTAAAGAGCATCATATAAACGAAGTAGTAGTTGCCAGCGCTTATCAGCGAGGTTTAATGTTAAGTCTTTATAATGAGCTTAGTGAGCTTCTAAAAAAGGGTTTTCCAATTCGTGATTATACTCAGGTATATGAAGAAATTACCAGAAGGATCCCTGTGCAGAATGTAGATAAGGATTTCTATAAATACTTTCCTTTTAGCAGAAGTAATCAGAATAAGTTCTACATGTTCGTTTTCCGGATCTTTGACGTGATCGTTTCCATAATTGGAATGCTAATAGGATTATGCTTATTACCATTGGTTCTGATAGGGAATTTACTGGGAAACCGAGGAAAGTTATTTTATACGCAGGATAGAGTAGGGAAACATGGAAAAGTGTTTAAAATACTAAAATTTAGAACCATGCCTGATAATTCTGAAAAATCTGGTCCTCAATATGCGGTGAAGAACGATTACCGAATCACCAAATTTGGAAAGATCATGAGACGCTCCAGGATAGATGAATTCCCTCAGTTCTATAATGTTTTCAAAGGAGATATGAGCCTTATAGGTCCAAGACCAGAAAGACCTATTTTTGTGAAGGAACTCTCTGAGTTAATTCCATTCTATGATACGCGTCATGTGATAAAACCGGGGCTTACAGGTTGGGCTCAGGTAATGGCTAAATATGGGGATTGCCATGACGATAGCCTGGAAAAACTGCAGTATGATCTATATTATATCAAGCATAGAGGAGTCTTCCTGGATTTAAGCATACTTCTAAAAACCTTAAGTACAGTGATCTTTTTTCGGGGTCAATAG
- the lnt gene encoding apolipoprotein N-acyltransferase: protein MKNIFYALLAGTLLALSWPTYGFPLIIFTAFVPLLFGEMNIRNSQYSWKKLRVFGLAYLSFFIWNLITTYWIYFSTPFGGAFAILVNSLLMALVFLLYHLVAKRTGFGAAATFLISIWIVFEKIHLNWDFSWPWLNLGNVFSEYTNWVQWYEYTGTFGGTLWIWLLNIAIFKAILQYRQFKVKIIIYRAVIKIGLLMGLPLTISYVILSNYEAPEEKINVSILQPNINPYTEKYNTTDTRIGELLMKLAEEGTDSTTDLILAPETVFADGTRLPELGISEAVFFGNEISRKAGDISFLGGISLYERFSDPKKVRKQSNQIGPMDWYDDYNSAFLVKYSADTTQLYHKSKLVVGVENFPYQSILKPVLGDIMIDLGGTVAMKTTQDNREVLNLSKNIGTAPIICYESVYGEYVTDYVKNGASFLSIITNDAWWGNTQGHKQHLSYARLRAVETRRFVARSANTGISAIIDDKGEILKSLGYEKRGFIKGEIGIKEGETFYVQYGNYIARIAQFLALFIFLFSMIKFKRNRP, encoded by the coding sequence ATGAAGAATATTTTTTATGCTCTTTTAGCCGGAACTTTGCTGGCTCTATCCTGGCCCACCTATGGCTTCCCTCTCATAATTTTTACTGCTTTCGTTCCCCTCCTTTTTGGGGAAATGAATATCCGGAATTCACAATATTCATGGAAGAAATTAAGGGTTTTTGGTCTGGCCTACCTCAGCTTTTTCATATGGAATCTTATTACCACCTACTGGATTTATTTTTCGACTCCTTTTGGTGGAGCCTTTGCCATTCTGGTCAATTCGCTTTTAATGGCGCTGGTATTCCTTCTTTATCACCTGGTTGCCAAGCGTACCGGCTTCGGTGCAGCAGCTACATTTCTAATAAGTATCTGGATCGTTTTTGAAAAAATACACCTTAACTGGGATTTCTCCTGGCCATGGCTAAATCTGGGAAATGTCTTTTCAGAATACACCAACTGGGTGCAATGGTATGAGTACACCGGAACCTTTGGAGGCACCTTATGGATCTGGCTTCTGAATATCGCAATATTTAAAGCCATCCTACAGTATCGTCAATTCAAAGTGAAGATAATAATATATCGTGCCGTAATTAAGATAGGCCTGTTAATGGGCTTGCCCCTAACTATCTCCTATGTAATTTTGTCAAATTACGAAGCACCTGAAGAAAAGATAAATGTCAGTATTCTTCAACCGAACATAAACCCTTATACAGAGAAGTACAATACTACCGATACGCGTATAGGAGAATTGTTAATGAAATTAGCAGAAGAAGGAACAGATTCCACAACCGACCTGATTCTTGCTCCTGAAACAGTTTTCGCCGATGGAACAAGATTGCCTGAGTTAGGAATTTCTGAAGCGGTATTCTTCGGTAATGAAATTAGCCGGAAAGCGGGCGACATCAGCTTTTTGGGAGGCATAAGTTTATATGAACGTTTTAGTGATCCAAAAAAAGTAAGAAAGCAATCCAACCAGATTGGCCCAATGGACTGGTATGATGATTATAATTCGGCTTTTTTGGTAAAGTATTCGGCAGATACCACCCAACTCTACCATAAATCCAAGCTTGTGGTAGGTGTTGAAAATTTTCCGTATCAGAGCATTTTAAAACCGGTCTTGGGAGACATCATGATAGATCTTGGGGGAACTGTGGCCATGAAGACCACCCAGGATAATCGCGAAGTTCTTAACCTCAGCAAAAACATTGGCACAGCTCCCATAATTTGTTATGAATCTGTTTATGGGGAGTACGTCACCGATTATGTAAAAAATGGCGCCAGTTTTCTAAGTATTATTACCAATGATGCCTGGTGGGGAAATACTCAGGGACATAAACAACATTTAAGTTATGCCCGACTTCGAGCCGTGGAAACCAGAAGATTTGTTGCCAGAAGTGCTAATACCGGCATCTCAGCGATCATAGATGATAAAGGCGAGATCCTGAAATCTTTGGGTTATGAAAAACGTGGTTTTATTAAAGGAGAGATAGGAATTAAGGAGGGAGAAACATTCTATGTTCAATACGGAAATTATATCGCAAGAATCGCTCAGTTCCTGGCCCTGTTCATTTTTCTTTTTTCCATGATCAAATTCAAAAGGAATAGACCCTGA
- a CDS encoding glycosyltransferase: MMHFSVFTHAEHFEKESFLCAYSPFVREMDIWFEYAGEVLIVSPVKDKIDRIDKAYDRNDICFQPIKSLNFTTFKNLIISAIRIPRILFGIFRAMYKTDHIHIRCPGNIGLLACLMQVFFPKKTKSIKYAGNWDPNSNQPLSYRFQKWILKNEVLTRKAKVLVYGNWNDLSKNVVPFFTSSYSVTQKKVYNKEFSAPYRFVFIGTLSEGKRPLLAVKIIQELLDKGYDVSLDIYGSGSMHEYLSTYIENNQLGGNVILHGNQGSEVIMHAYKNSHFSLLASKSEGWPKALAEAMFFGCIPIASPVSCVPWMLGNGDRGILIKPEIQSAVQGISNVLSNSEKLHSVSLKAQKWSQNYTLEKFRSEIIKLL, encoded by the coding sequence ATGATGCATTTTTCTGTTTTCACTCATGCGGAACATTTTGAAAAGGAGAGTTTTCTTTGTGCTTACTCACCTTTTGTGCGTGAAATGGATATCTGGTTTGAATATGCGGGGGAGGTTCTTATTGTGTCACCAGTAAAGGACAAAATAGATAGGATTGATAAGGCTTATGATAGAAATGATATCTGTTTTCAGCCTATCAAATCCCTCAACTTCACTACTTTCAAAAATTTAATTATTTCAGCAATTAGAATTCCACGAATATTGTTTGGAATATTTAGGGCAATGTATAAGACGGATCATATACATATAAGGTGTCCCGGAAATATTGGATTACTAGCATGTCTTATGCAGGTATTTTTTCCTAAGAAAACTAAGTCTATAAAATATGCGGGGAATTGGGATCCTAATAGCAATCAGCCATTAAGCTACCGGTTTCAGAAGTGGATACTGAAAAATGAAGTACTAACCCGAAAAGCTAAGGTTCTGGTATATGGAAATTGGAACGACCTGAGTAAAAATGTAGTTCCGTTCTTCACATCCAGTTATTCGGTTACACAAAAGAAAGTATATAACAAAGAATTCTCCGCACCATATCGATTTGTTTTTATTGGCACACTCTCAGAAGGGAAAAGGCCATTACTTGCGGTTAAGATAATTCAAGAATTGCTGGATAAGGGATATGATGTGTCTTTAGATATTTATGGTTCTGGTTCTATGCATGAATATCTTTCCACATATATAGAAAATAATCAATTAGGTGGGAATGTTATATTGCATGGAAATCAGGGTTCAGAAGTTATTATGCATGCTTACAAAAATTCACACTTTTCCTTGCTTGCCTCTAAAAGTGAAGGTTGGCCAAAAGCCTTGGCAGAAGCTATGTTTTTTGGATGTATACCCATCGCTTCTCCAGTATCATGTGTTCCATGGATGTTAGGCAATGGGGATAGGGGAATATTAATAAAACCAGAAATTCAATCTGCGGTTCAAGGGATAAGTAATGTTCTTTCTAATAGTGAAAAACTTCATTCCGTCTCCTTAAAGGCACAGAAATGGTCTCAAAATTACACCTTAGAAAAATTTAGATCTGAAATTATTAAATTATTATGA
- a CDS encoding glycosyltransferase family 4 protein codes for MKKRILYIGNDLRVNSFTVTYISFFSKMLRKEGYKVRTASTKSNKALRLAEMLGLIAHYKNSTDIVLIDTYGALNFYYAYLVAKTCQMLDIEYIPILHGGNLPDRLEHSGKLSRSLFGNARINIAPSKYLYDIFQSYGFKNMEIIPNSIKIDHHPFKERKQFRPKLLWVRRFQKRYNPLMAIKVLRLLKETYPEASLCMVGPEKDGSMATCKKLAKKYDLDVRFTGKLKKKHWAQLAASYDFFINTTSIDNTPISVIEAMSLGLPVISTDVGGMPQLIEHGHDGLLVPGDDEKAMVNAIRELLVDQNKAREMARHGHQKVELFDWDLVKEKWNRILDS; via the coding sequence ATGAAAAAAAGGATCCTGTACATAGGAAACGACTTGCGGGTTAATAGTTTTACGGTTACTTATATCTCTTTCTTTAGTAAAATGCTTCGAAAAGAGGGTTATAAGGTGCGTACTGCTTCCACCAAAAGCAACAAGGCTTTGCGTCTGGCTGAAATGTTAGGCCTGATAGCACATTATAAGAATTCCACAGATATTGTTCTGATAGATACTTATGGAGCATTAAATTTTTATTACGCATATCTGGTGGCAAAAACCTGTCAGATGCTGGATATCGAATATATACCTATTCTCCATGGCGGAAATTTACCTGATCGCCTTGAGCATTCCGGTAAACTGAGTAGAAGTCTTTTTGGAAATGCCAGGATCAATATTGCACCTTCTAAATATCTATATGATATCTTTCAATCCTATGGCTTTAAGAATATGGAGATCATTCCTAATTCTATAAAAATAGATCATCATCCATTTAAGGAGCGAAAGCAATTCAGGCCAAAATTACTTTGGGTTAGGAGGTTTCAAAAGCGGTATAATCCGCTAATGGCAATAAAGGTTTTAAGACTTTTAAAGGAAACCTATCCCGAAGCAAGTCTTTGCATGGTTGGACCCGAAAAAGACGGGAGCATGGCAACCTGCAAAAAGCTGGCTAAGAAATACGATCTCGATGTAAGATTTACAGGGAAACTTAAGAAAAAGCATTGGGCACAACTCGCTGCAAGCTATGATTTCTTTATCAATACAACTTCTATAGATAATACTCCTATTAGCGTTATTGAAGCGATGAGCCTCGGACTTCCAGTGATTAGTACAGATGTGGGTGGAATGCCTCAGCTTATTGAACATGGTCACGATGGATTATTAGTGCCCGGAGATGATGAAAAAGCTATGGTGAATGCGATCAGGGAATTACTGGTGGACCAGAATAAAGCCAGGGAAATGGCCCGTCACGGGCATCAGAAGGTGGAGTTATTTGACTGGGATCTGGTTAAGGAAAAGTGGAATCGTATCCTGGATTCATGA